AGTTTCTTATTGCAATGTAATTGATGAAAATAGAAGCCTGGACTCAGTGGAATCAGTGGGGTCACTGGAACACCTCGACATCTGGAACTGCGAATTGGGAATGGAGTGGCGTACCACCCCCAGGTGTTACTGTAGATCCCGATGGTAAACCAATCGGACTTCCAGCTGTACCAGTTATACCACCTGCGCCAACGATATCGACTACCACTGACTTTAACACACCTCCACCAGCACCGTCGCTGTACTCGTATAATTCGGTGCAACCTGGACCACCGTATAATCAGGtaaagaaatgaaagaaaGTGGATTCTTTGTGATTCAGAATGTCATAAAATAGTTTAGGCTTAGAAAAGACATCAAAGAGTTTTCAATTCTTCTCTGGGTTAGGTACAATCTAATACGTTTCTGGTTTAAGTATCTTATTATCTCAATGAGTCAGTtgattagttttatataaagctACGCAATATTCTAAGTATCTCTTTAAATGTGTGGTTACTTCAGGTAGACAGGGTTTTGAGAAGTAACGTATTACTTGTAGCACCGTTAccattacttatttttagtaacgattgttacttttttctatCTGTAACAGTAACGGTAAcgtcgttacatttttacagtaaCGGTAACAAATTTAAGCATTacttttattgttactttagttatatctttatttaatagatcGCGCGCtttagataaaataagaaaggCATATTCAgacatttatagaaaaataaaaagcaaaaaggCAGAAACTAATTAGAACTTGCATTAGTAATATAATGCTGTACAACAGAAAGTTATTATTAGCTACTACTTATTATTAGCACAAATTCTGATTGTCTTTctgtttttctgttttttatttatatttgtcaagGTCTGTATGTGTCCCAAAGTCTGATGTTTATGacgctttttaattttttacatgttagATTGCATACGAGTATTAAAagacttttattattagattggTGTGATATTAATGtgatattaatgattatacgtgcaattagaaaagtgtatatctatattaatattaatatattaatatctataataaataaatatatatatatatataatttaaaaaatccttcTATTCTTTGTGGTTGCATTTTAGAGTTAGTTAGACTCGATCTGTAAtgtatagattttcagtactagcaataaatattaattttaataaagacaaTAAAGTAACGAAAAAGTAACGAGTCGTTACTTTTTCAGTAACGAGTaacggtaacgcgttacttttaTGAAGTAACGTTCCCAATTCTGTTAATAGGTTACTAACTATTGGTCTGGTGAGCCACCTAACACAGTATCGCCACAGCCGCTTCCTTTCATGAAGGGCATTAGGCATGCTAATAGAGGACCTCATATGAGAGTGATGGATTCTGTTCGGTGTCGAGATGACAGAGAAAAAACCCCAGAGGAGGATACTACTACAACTataggtaaaaataataaaaatacaaccTAAAATCAATCTTATTTCATTAGCTTACAATTATTGAAGCTGATTCAGCTGACTTAgcaattatgataatttcatGCGAGccattatttacatattgttgTTAATTAATTCACTTTGCGTAGACGCCGCAAAACGGAGACAGTTACCGGCGTGGATTCGAGAAGGATTAGAAAAAATGGAGAAGGAAAAGCAAAAGGCCATGGAGAGGGAGAGGCTAGAGATGTTGAGGAAGCAAGAGTTAGAGGCTCGCAAGCAAGCAGAGGACGAGGCGCGCGCGGTGCTCAATCCCGGCAAGAGTAAATTTGTAAGTATTAATTGTGAATTGCATTATCTAAGTGGCAGGTTTGACTTTGCGGATCTCTCATGAAATTgtcatttgttttatatacagGATTCGGATTCGGAAAAGGAAACCGAGCAGGATTTCGACGCGGGTAACGCACGTGGGCAGCAGTCTGTGGAAAGGAATTACGATCGCACCCCGGATATTATCGTTCGGCCGCGAAAATCGCGATTCAGGGACGCTGATTCGCCAGAATCTCATACAGGCCTTGATGAGAGCCCGACTGCTGCGGTTAGTTCGATCCCGATCGTGCAAAAGCGATCGCGAGAGGAAATTTTAGAGGATGTGGTAAGTAGaagaaattattgttaaaataatattgatagattctaaatataaattgaaagatttgaattaatttaacaacagtttaataaattgcaataaatatttatttaattataccatACTGCATAAACTGCATCATATCCTTCGTTTACGCAGATGTTGAAAGTAAGGAGATCGTTGACAGAAATACTTCTGGAAGTGACGAATGAAGAGATTGGCGCGGTATGCAGAGAGGTTTGGAGCCGCGCACGTGCCAAAGGTACCCCAGATACACACGATAGAACTAACCAATTGCATTTCCGTGCTTTTGCCCGTCGGGTCACAGAATCCGATTCAGCGAATCTATTTGCCGCACCATGCTGCGACGAAGCTGTGCGATTGTGTAATACAAAGTTGAAAGCATTAAACAGAGATACCTTAAGATGTAGACTCAATTATTCGGCAATTTCAGGTCATCCtgtattttgcgttttttttcAGGCATTTGCGTGTAGCATAAGACATCTCGTTTTTAACCACATAATCGTGATTACATGTCACagattttagaaacatttttatgcactggcatttttatgatatatatcaTCTCTCTCGCGATATATCTAcgataaaattctataaaatattctttgtattataatgtaaacatACAATATTGCAATGATATAATCAGgacttattttaataaggtaacctagatattaataatagctaataatattcattatataattaatgaaagatATACGTGTTATATCCATCTTACATTATGGCCATATTTTACCGCTcgatttttatacatttaaaaaccCTTAATTGTGATCTGATTCTTTATAAGTATCTCTAACaacttcgtttttttttttcgggcATTGCGGGCTTCCAAGTTCTAAGTTCCGTTGAAAGTCATAAcccagcgagaaacgataatgaattcgacatcaattcgacgtcgaatcgacattgaaatgatgatttcgatgtcgaatcgatgtcgattcgatgtactatttctcactgagAAGCCGCATAGCAAATCGCGCGAtgccaattaattttttccttaagaCATTAGAGTATTATAGTTCGACTTGTAAGTGTGAAATAATGCTATAAAGATTTCTTAAGGTACATGAGAGGAAGCGAAGGGACGAGGGGCTAATTCGCCCCCCTCCCCACCCCTATGCGCGAATGGACCGATTAGAGGCCATTTAATATTGTTGGGGGCGTTATCCGTGCGGTAGCGCATTTTTAGGCGATTGGTTACTAAATGCGTGTGTATTGTAAGTCCCTGCAGGAGAGACCCCCGTCGCATCCCTCAACATGGCCCCTCTTGCTCAGATCACTCGCGAAGGACTCGGTGAGTACGCTTTAACGATTTATTGTAACGCACGGCGATATCCATAGGGAACGGCCGTGAACTCGATGCAGTGACTCGTtgagaaaaataagagaaagaaaggaaaaggaaaaaaggaaaaaaagagatcacTGCGTGAGATCACGCAAAAGTTGAAGTTCTATTTGATATTAACTCGGCCGTTCTCTCATTGAAATTACTTGTCGCCGCAACCAACAGGAGGTGTCGctcttgtctctctctctctctctctctctctctctctccccccctctctctcccccctctctctctctctctctctcttccccttttttctttcattctttCTCAGGAATGTTTCTTAACGAAAGTAACGACTGCATatatcttttttccttttttttccgtcACTCCGACGCCGAAAGACAAACGCGTCGCGACGCTACGCGTGCGTAACGGATGTAACTCTTAGATCTGTCTGTCGTAGGTCTGAGCATCTATAACGACAGTAACAGCGAATCCGAGGAGGAACAGAGCGAGCACACACAGGTACAGAACGACGACAGCGACGAGGAATTGAAGGTAGGAATTGTTGAGATTGCTTTGAACAAATCGCGTTCATGATCCcagtgtaattattttccttgatgaaaaaaatgtttacaatattaaaaattgttttacattttatatttataaagatttccaaaaaaatactttatttaatttatataaaaatttctgaaaaaatagattaacaCGTTCGGCGCGGCGGGAGTCGCTGGAGGGCTGACATTAATCTTTCCGTTTAGCCGGGGGTCAGTTCCTAGTGATTGACATTGTACTTATTTGACCGACATGGCTTTCTGGGGATAAAcagtatcaaatttttataaaataaatttggtaattcatataatataaaaaaatatgtttacattttttaaatgtagtttattgaaatattctaaACGTAGATGCTCTcaaattgtgtttttattctttcgtAATTATGCCTACAACTGATCGTTCTTTGGCCATATCGCCTTTTACCGTTCCCAATCTTTTGTTTATACTTTCGATGCATTGGTTGCACCCCTCCTTCCCATGGCCTAAATAGAGAGTGGAACAAAAGTGTAACCGCGTTGAGCGCGTTATCttctgtttatatattatatatccaGGCATTCGCTGAGCGCTTTCCGCTAGCTGAACGGAAAGCATACCAAAATCGGCTCCGCGCCAAacgtgttaaatttaataaattttctgtgaaagttacaaaataaaaaatttcagaaatcttagagaatatttagaaattcacatatctaataaaaaatctagaaacaaataaatcttGTTCTTcgcttcttttttctctttctcttctccttTTTGCCTATCTTCAATCTTACATGATtataaaattccattttattttacgagtGATTTTATAGGAAACGCTGAGACGGCGGCAGCAGGCGTTCCGCAAGACGGAGGAGGAGATTGAGGCGCGACTGGctgaagaggaggaagaggaggaacaGCGCAGCGAGGAGCAGTATAGTAATAAGCAACAGGAAAATCATACCGGTAATACTAGCTGCCGGGACTCAGGTATGTTTCGACTGACAACCCAATCGTATGTGGCCGCTGGGACATTAAGTGTAACTTCCTGACGTCATACTTTAGTTGATGAAAAAGAAACGGTAGATAATCAAAGAGAAGCGTCCGAAACTTTGTCGAGCGGCGATCAAAGTCCAGCGGTGGCGCCGCAGAATGCGCCGGCGGCCGACGGCCAGAAGGCGGTCAAGACGGGCAGCTCCGTATCGGGATCCGCCGACTCTGAATCGAGCAGCAGCGAGTCCACGAGCAGCTTGTCCGAATCGAGTCGCGAGTCTAAGAAGCATGAGAAACCGCGAAATACGGGCAAACGGCAGTCACAGCAACGCGatcaacaacagcagcagcgcGAGCATTACAATCGACGGCGAAAGTCCAAGAGCAGAAGCAAGTCGCGGAGCGGCAGACGATCCAGATCGTCACGCTCGTCCGAACGTGGCTATAAGCGGCAGTCCCGCTCGAGGTCGGCAAAATCGCGCAAGGATTACCGCTCACGATCCTCGCGATCCTCCAGTGATCACAGATCCGGGAGGAAGCGTCGCTCGCAGTCACCGCGCGACCGCAAACGTGCGAGATCGCGCTCCCGTAGCAGCTATCGACGCTCCAGATCAACGTCCGCCGATAGGAAATGGTCCTCGCGATCGCATTCTCGCAGGTGGAAATCCCGCTCGCGTTCCAGAGAGAGGCGACGAAGTAGCCGATCGCGCAGCAAATCATCACGAGGAACAAAACGCGGGAGATCACGCTCGAGATCGCGCAGCCGTTCAAGGGATCGTCGACGATCGAGGTCCTATGTTTCTGGGAGGAGCCAACGACGGTCCAGATCGCGGGACCGAAGCAGAAAGTCACGATCCAAATCGAGCTATCGCGATGGTAAGAAGTCGTCACATCGATACAGGAATTGAGGTCAGGACCTGCTCCTAGCCCAAGG
This genomic window from Monomorium pharaonis isolate MP-MQ-018 chromosome 8, ASM1337386v2, whole genome shotgun sequence contains:
- the LOC105828433 gene encoding arginine/serine-rich protein PNISR, coding for MKMSGEMFEGKDYPTQWALNPSTYQNMSNDQVDWAALAQQWIKMKETVVPPAPPPPSINPVCSANDGSGEAPMDMDTKDDDVPPAPPAPTISGSEAWTQWNQWGHWNTSTSGTANWEWSGVPPPGVTVDPDGKPIGLPAVPVIPPAPTISTTTDFNTPPPAPSLYSYNSVQPGPPYNQVTNYWSGEPPNTVSPQPLPFMKGIRHANRGPHMRVMDSVRCRDDREKTPEEDTTTTIDAAKRRQLPAWIREGLEKMEKEKQKAMERERLEMLRKQELEARKQAEDEARAVLNPGKSKFDSDSEKETEQDFDAGNARGQQSVERNYDRTPDIIVRPRKSRFRDADSPESHTGLDESPTAAVSSIPIVQKRSREEILEDVMLKVRRSLTEILLEVTNEEIGAVCREVWSRARAKVPAGETPVASLNMAPLAQITREGLGLSIYNDSNSESEEEQSEHTQVQNDDSDEELKETLRRRQQAFRKTEEEIEARLAEEEEEEEQRSEEQYSNKQQENHTGNTSCRDSVDEKETVDNQREASETLSSGDQSPAVAPQNAPAADGQKAVKTGSSVSGSADSESSSSESTSSLSESSRESKKHEKPRNTGKRQSQQRDQQQQQREHYNRRRKSKSRSKSRSGRRSRSSRSSERGYKRQSRSRSAKSRKDYRSRSSRSSSDHRSGRKRRSQSPRDRKRARSRSRSSYRRSRSTSADRKWSSRSHSRRWKSRSRSRERRRSSRSRSKSSRGTKRGRSRSRSRSRSRDRRRSRSYVSGRSQRRSRSRDRSRKSRSKSSYRDGKKSSHRYRN